One window of Dechloromonas sp. ZY10 genomic DNA carries:
- a CDS encoding MFS transporter, which produces MSSTPNAGWRTPFLILVAGCIILTLSMGIRHNGGLFLQPMTVAHGWSRETFSFAIAIQNLVWGLASPFAGALADRHGAGKTIAGAAVLYVIGLVLMAQASTPLAFDLSAGVLIGLGLSGTTFAVVMGVIGRHTTPERRSLALGIASAGGSFGQFAVLPVGQMLINTYGWQSALVLLGAGAGLIAPLAYALADGHRPAASSGQSIGEALREASGQKSFHYLFWGYFVCGFQTAFVMLHLPSFLVDAGFSANVGMTAVALIGLFNIFGSFLFGWGGGRCSKKNLLALIYGLRAVVIVIFMLVPLSTVSAWVFAAAMGLLWLGTVPLTNGLVAQIFGLRYMSMLTGIVFLGHQLGSFLGAWLGGRIFDQTGSYDLAWMIAVGLSLLATLCSLPINEKPLQRQAA; this is translated from the coding sequence ATGAGCTCTACTCCCAACGCCGGTTGGCGTACCCCGTTCCTGATCCTGGTCGCCGGCTGCATCATCCTGACGCTGTCAATGGGCATTCGCCACAACGGCGGCCTGTTCTTGCAGCCGATGACGGTGGCGCACGGCTGGAGTCGCGAGACCTTCTCCTTTGCGATTGCGATCCAGAACCTGGTCTGGGGACTGGCCTCGCCTTTTGCCGGGGCTTTGGCCGACCGCCACGGCGCTGGCAAGACGATTGCCGGGGCCGCCGTGCTCTACGTCATCGGCCTGGTGTTGATGGCGCAAGCCAGCACGCCGCTGGCGTTTGACTTGTCGGCCGGGGTGCTGATCGGCCTGGGTTTGTCTGGCACCACTTTTGCGGTGGTGATGGGGGTGATCGGCCGCCACACCACGCCGGAACGGCGCAGCCTGGCGCTGGGGATTGCCAGTGCCGGCGGTTCTTTCGGGCAGTTCGCGGTGCTCCCGGTCGGACAGATGCTGATCAACACCTACGGCTGGCAGAGTGCGCTGGTGCTGCTCGGTGCTGGCGCCGGCCTGATCGCACCGCTGGCCTATGCGCTGGCCGACGGCCACCGCCCGGCGGCGAGCAGCGGCCAGTCGATTGGCGAAGCACTGCGCGAAGCCAGCGGACAAAAAAGCTTTCACTACCTGTTCTGGGGCTATTTCGTTTGCGGCTTCCAGACGGCCTTCGTGATGTTGCATCTGCCGTCCTTCCTGGTCGATGCCGGTTTCTCGGCCAACGTCGGGATGACGGCAGTGGCGCTGATCGGGCTGTTCAATATCTTCGGCTCTTTCCTGTTTGGCTGGGGCGGCGGCCGCTGCAGCAAGAAAAACCTGCTGGCCTTGATCTACGGGCTGCGGGCGGTGGTGATCGTGATTTTCATGCTGGTGCCGCTGTCGACCGTGAGCGCCTGGGTTTTTGCCGCCGCAATGGGCCTGCTCTGGCTGGGTACGGTGCCGCTGACCAATGGGCTGGTCGCGCAAATTTTCGGCCTGCGCTACATGTCGATGCTGACCGGGATCGTCTTCCTCGGCCACCAGTTGGGCAGCTTCCTCGGCGCCTGGCTGGGCGGTCGCATTTTCGACCAGACCGGTTCCTACGATCTGGCCTGGATGATCGCCGTCGGGCTGTCGCTGCTGGCGACCCTGTGTTCTTTGCCGATCAATGAAAAGCCGCTGCAGCGGCAGGCGGCGTGA
- a CDS encoding ATP-binding cassette domain-containing protein produces the protein MPYLRLANACLAFGHVPLLDHADFQLDPGERVALIGRNGVGKSSLLAALAAGSGRGRLDDGEVWTQPGIRVGYVPQEPPFDPEATVFAAVVSGMGETSRLLAEYHAVSHQLSEGGDSEALLARMSELQHELEACGAWAYEAQAERVIARFGLDPEARVGSLSGGQKKRLALAQALAVAPEVLLLDEPTNHLDIAAIEWLENLLIESGVTLLFITHDRAFMERVCTRIVELDRGQLASFPGSFGKYQERKEAMLHEEALANARADKLLKEEEVWIRKGVEARRTRAVFRVQRLDRLRAERAARRDQMGKVQLQLDAGDKSGKLVAELEHVHKNYGQRAIVRDFSARIQRGDKIGVIGPNGAGKTTLLRLILGELQADSGVIRQGTKLEIAYFDQFRTQLDPNASLADVISPGSDYVEIGGARKHVIGYLEDFLFAPERARSPVSSLSGGERNRLLLARLFAKPANVLVLDEPTNDLDIETLELLEQLLQDYEGTIFLVSHDRTFLDNVVTQTISAEGDGIWREQVGGYAEWAEWSAARRAREEELAREQKRKDEAAKAENRQNSRSTVENGQNAAKNSGPKGDKLSWKESRELEGLPDKIAGLESEQAALSQKLEDPALYQRDPQGAQQAAERLAAIDDELLALLERWEVLEAKAGNAG, from the coding sequence ATGCCCTATCTGCGTCTTGCCAATGCCTGTCTAGCCTTCGGCCATGTGCCCTTGCTCGATCATGCCGATTTCCAGCTCGATCCTGGCGAGCGGGTTGCGCTGATCGGCCGCAACGGCGTTGGCAAGTCCTCGCTGCTGGCCGCCCTGGCCGCCGGCAGTGGACGTGGCCGGCTCGACGATGGCGAAGTGTGGACCCAGCCCGGCATCCGTGTCGGCTATGTGCCGCAGGAGCCGCCCTTTGATCCTGAGGCGACGGTGTTTGCCGCCGTGGTCTCCGGCATGGGCGAAACCTCGCGCCTGCTGGCCGAGTATCACGCGGTTTCGCACCAGTTGAGCGAAGGCGGTGACAGCGAGGCCCTGCTGGCGCGCATGTCCGAGCTACAGCACGAACTTGAAGCATGCGGCGCCTGGGCTTACGAAGCGCAGGCCGAGCGGGTGATCGCGCGTTTCGGCCTCGATCCCGAGGCGCGGGTCGGCAGCCTTTCCGGGGGCCAGAAAAAGCGCCTGGCGCTGGCCCAGGCGCTGGCGGTGGCGCCGGAGGTGCTGCTGCTCGACGAGCCGACCAACCACCTCGACATCGCCGCCATCGAATGGCTGGAAAACCTGCTGATCGAATCCGGCGTCACGCTGCTGTTCATTACCCACGACCGGGCGTTCATGGAGCGGGTGTGCACCCGCATCGTCGAACTGGATCGCGGCCAGCTAGCCAGCTTTCCCGGCAGCTTTGGCAAGTATCAGGAGCGCAAGGAGGCGATGCTGCACGAGGAGGCATTGGCCAATGCCCGTGCCGACAAACTGCTCAAGGAAGAAGAGGTGTGGATTCGCAAGGGCGTGGAAGCCCGGCGCACGCGCGCGGTCTTCCGCGTCCAGCGGCTCGACCGCCTGCGCGCCGAGCGCGCCGCCCGCCGCGACCAGATGGGTAAGGTGCAGTTGCAGCTCGACGCCGGCGACAAGAGCGGCAAACTGGTCGCCGAACTGGAGCATGTGCATAAAAACTACGGTCAACGTGCCATCGTTCGCGATTTCTCGGCGCGCATCCAGCGCGGCGACAAGATCGGCGTGATCGGCCCCAACGGCGCCGGCAAGACCACGCTGCTACGCCTGATCCTCGGCGAGTTGCAGGCCGACAGCGGCGTCATCCGTCAGGGCACCAAGCTCGAAATTGCCTACTTCGACCAGTTCCGTACCCAGCTCGACCCCAACGCCAGCCTCGCCGATGTGATCTCGCCGGGCTCCGACTACGTCGAGATCGGCGGTGCCAGGAAGCATGTTATCGGCTACCTCGAAGATTTCCTGTTCGCGCCCGAGCGGGCGCGTTCGCCGGTCAGTTCGCTGTCCGGCGGCGAACGCAACCGCCTGCTGCTCGCCCGTCTGTTCGCCAAGCCGGCCAACGTGCTGGTGCTCGACGAGCCGACCAACGACCTCGACATCGAAACCCTGGAACTGCTCGAACAGCTGTTGCAGGACTACGAAGGCACCATTTTCCTGGTCAGCCACGACCGGACCTTCCTCGACAATGTGGTGACCCAGACCATCTCTGCCGAAGGCGACGGGATCTGGCGCGAGCAGGTCGGCGGTTATGCCGAATGGGCCGAATGGAGTGCTGCCCGCCGTGCCCGTGAGGAAGAGCTCGCCCGCGAGCAGAAGCGCAAGGACGAGGCCGCCAAGGCGGAAAATCGGCAAAATTCACGGTCGACCGTGGAAAACGGTCAAAATGCGGCGAAAAATTCCGGTCCGAAGGGTGACAAACTGTCATGGAAAGAAAGCCGCGAACTGGAAGGGCTGCCCGACAAGATCGCCGGTCTGGAGTCCGAGCAAGCTGCGCTGAGCCAGAAGCTCGAAGACCCGGCGCTTTATCAGCGCGACCCGCAAGGGGCGCAACAGGCGGCCGAGCGGCTGGCCGCGATTGACGACGAATTGCTGGCCTTGCTCGAACGCTGGGAAGTGCTCGAAGCCAAAGCCGGGAACGCTGGCTGA
- a CDS encoding HDOD domain-containing protein yields the protein MLDHPLPELEDWILLFSNNSLPVLRVTKRRLEEMRENLDAVDVRELARVILQDPIMTVRVLAYIQPMRGRFLQHDITTIGGAILMAGIEPFFHRFENLPTIEEQLHDQDPHALLGVLQVIRRAQRAADYAQDWAIRRQDINMEDVRIAALLHDLAEILVWCFAPKLGLMIHQLQVLEPTLRSADAQKRVLDFTFLDIQLALCGVWHLPELLKTLIDDDHAEQVRVRNVTLAVRLARHSAHGWNDPALPDDYRDIGKLLNTTPATVCRRLGVDVPAQFAEQDDEDTPAQPQ from the coding sequence ATGCTCGACCACCCCCTGCCCGAACTCGAAGACTGGATTTTGCTGTTCTCCAACAACAGCCTGCCGGTACTGCGCGTCACCAAACGCCGACTCGAAGAGATGCGCGAGAACCTGGACGCGGTCGATGTGCGCGAACTGGCGCGGGTGATCCTGCAGGACCCGATCATGACCGTGCGCGTGCTCGCCTACATCCAGCCGATGCGCGGTCGCTTCCTGCAGCACGACATCACGACCATCGGCGGCGCCATCCTGATGGCCGGGATCGAGCCCTTCTTTCATCGTTTCGAAAACCTGCCGACGATCGAGGAACAACTGCACGACCAGGATCCGCACGCCCTGCTCGGTGTCCTGCAAGTCATCCGGCGCGCCCAGCGGGCCGCCGATTACGCACAGGACTGGGCGATCCGCCGCCAGGACATCAACATGGAAGACGTACGGATCGCGGCGTTGCTGCACGACCTGGCCGAAATCCTGGTGTGGTGCTTTGCGCCCAAGCTGGGTTTGATGATCCATCAGCTGCAGGTGCTTGAGCCAACCCTGCGCAGTGCCGATGCGCAAAAGCGGGTACTCGACTTCACCTTCCTCGATATTCAGTTGGCACTCTGCGGCGTCTGGCACTTGCCCGAACTGCTCAAGACCCTGATCGACGACGACCATGCCGAACAGGTGCGGGTCCGCAACGTCACTCTGGCGGTGCGCCTGGCACGCCATTCGGCCCACGGCTGGAACGACCCGGCGCTGCCCGACGACTACCGCGACATCGGCAAGTTGCTCAATACCACGCCGGCAACGGTCTGCCGTCGCCTGGGGGTCGACGTGCCGGCGCAATTTGCCGAACAGGACGACGAGGACACTCCGGCTCAGCCGCAGTAA
- a CDS encoding response regulator: MSPPKSLGFQRQIVLPVVAAIALLQALTLFSFDRYLDTQMTLRMTQLSTQVRSGWHNLEADSSRQLAWFAAEAAAMPELQQAMRQGHPTRLLALSQERLRTLNHAFGISHWYFITPEHKVLLRVHAPLNAGDLIERSTLKQAARLQQPFTGLEIGRTGVLTLRHVRPWHDTSGQLLGYLELGTEVHWFANKIKENQGVDIASGLRKEYSNVEDFALGKRTFNFSGNWDSYRDLVILNQTQAELPPPLITAWQAHLQGSGSGAQLLREADNHWAVDFVDIPDTDGRPALSLAVLLDLKAQTQARTHDQILLLLLTIALGILLAFALYWRVRQIETRVAAAESDRVRRDQATQVKYAVAHALQEFDLPFAKRIDHALAALGQIESRHPQGGFWLAVRGIDTEQQSFLHGEALWQEWNDLQPGDHVRVIEHCSLREPAHGHYQIALRHGQETLGSLVVDTVCNPASDTVTLETLAQIGDIFALAIINERTAGLLLKAKLKAEAASRAKSDFLANMSHEIRTPMNGVIGMSQLLLDTKLDDEQRDFATIVKNSAESLLTVINDILDFSKVEAGKLDIEYIDFDLPQAIGHTVDTLAIKAAEKGLELICDIAPDVPQRVRGDPGRLRQILLNLAGNAIKFTARGEVAISVRNGAKQENGQLLTVAVRDTGIGISEEQREHLFQPFSQADSSTTRRFGGTGLGLSIARRLAELMGGDIQVASTEGVGSTFTLSLQVFPPEDAGPRSALPHPIDLNGCRVLVVDDNQTNRRLLKRLLRNWGCLGSEAASGREGLRLLQAAQADGQAFEIALLDMNMPEMDGETLGRLIHGDPALAATKLVMLTSVALRGDASRFHEAGFAAYLTKPLKEENIRRCLAMLRASEPQTTTAPQPLITRYTLEENCGGRRILVVEDNPINQKLAVLLLQKQGHTAELAENGEIALARLATEDFDLVLMDCQMPVLDGFEATRRLRRDGQVRNPQIPVIAMTANALEGDRERCLAAGMNDYLTKPVHQQHLLKLLAAYLPG, from the coding sequence ATGTCCCCGCCCAAATCGCTCGGCTTTCAGCGCCAGATCGTCCTCCCGGTCGTCGCTGCCATCGCACTGCTGCAAGCCCTTACGCTGTTCAGCTTCGACCGCTACCTGGATACGCAGATGACCCTGCGCATGACCCAGCTCAGCACCCAGGTCCGCAGCGGCTGGCACAATCTGGAGGCCGACAGCAGCCGTCAATTGGCGTGGTTCGCTGCCGAAGCTGCGGCCATGCCCGAGTTGCAGCAGGCGATGCGCCAGGGCCACCCCACCCGCCTGCTGGCCCTGAGCCAGGAGCGGCTGCGAACCCTGAACCATGCGTTCGGGATCAGCCATTGGTATTTCATTACCCCGGAACACAAGGTCTTGCTGCGAGTCCACGCGCCACTCAACGCCGGCGACCTGATCGAGCGCAGCACGCTGAAACAGGCCGCCAGACTGCAACAGCCATTCACTGGACTGGAAATCGGCCGCACCGGCGTCCTCACCCTGCGCCACGTTCGCCCCTGGCATGACACCTCAGGCCAACTGCTCGGCTACCTCGAACTGGGTACGGAAGTGCATTGGTTCGCCAACAAGATCAAGGAGAATCAGGGGGTGGATATCGCCTCCGGCCTGCGCAAGGAGTACAGCAATGTGGAAGATTTTGCACTGGGCAAGCGCACTTTCAACTTCAGCGGTAACTGGGACAGTTACCGCGATCTGGTCATCCTCAACCAGACCCAGGCGGAACTGCCGCCGCCCCTGATCACTGCCTGGCAAGCTCATCTGCAAGGCAGCGGCAGCGGCGCACAATTGCTGCGGGAAGCGGACAACCACTGGGCCGTCGATTTTGTCGACATCCCCGACACCGATGGCCGACCGGCGCTCTCGCTGGCCGTGCTGCTCGATCTCAAAGCTCAGACGCAGGCACGGACGCACGATCAGATTCTGCTTTTGCTGCTCACCATTGCTCTAGGCATTCTGCTGGCATTCGCCCTGTATTGGCGAGTCCGGCAAATTGAAACGCGGGTCGCTGCAGCCGAATCCGACCGGGTCCGGCGCGACCAGGCCACCCAGGTCAAATACGCGGTAGCGCACGCCCTGCAGGAATTCGACCTGCCCTTCGCCAAGCGTATCGACCATGCACTGGCGGCACTCGGCCAGATCGAAAGCCGACATCCGCAAGGCGGCTTCTGGCTCGCAGTCCGGGGGATCGACACCGAGCAGCAGAGTTTCCTGCACGGCGAAGCCCTGTGGCAGGAATGGAACGACCTGCAACCGGGGGATCACGTCCGCGTGATTGAGCACTGCAGCTTGCGCGAACCGGCCCACGGCCATTATCAGATCGCTCTGCGACACGGCCAGGAAACCTTAGGGTCGCTGGTCGTCGACACCGTCTGCAATCCGGCCAGCGATACGGTCACCCTGGAAACCCTGGCCCAGATCGGCGACATCTTCGCGCTGGCGATCATCAACGAACGCACTGCCGGGCTGCTACTCAAGGCCAAGCTGAAGGCGGAAGCGGCGAGCCGGGCGAAAAGCGATTTCCTGGCCAACATGAGCCACGAGATTCGCACCCCGATGAACGGCGTGATCGGCATGTCGCAATTGCTGCTCGACACCAAACTCGACGACGAACAGCGCGATTTCGCGACCATCGTCAAAAACAGCGCCGAATCGCTGTTGACCGTGATTAACGACATTCTCGACTTTTCCAAGGTCGAAGCCGGCAAGCTCGACATCGAGTACATCGACTTCGATTTGCCGCAGGCGATCGGCCATACCGTCGACACGCTGGCGATCAAGGCCGCTGAAAAAGGCTTGGAACTGATCTGCGACATCGCCCCCGACGTACCGCAACGGGTCCGCGGCGACCCCGGCCGGCTACGCCAGATCCTGCTCAACCTGGCCGGCAACGCGATCAAGTTCACCGCCCGCGGCGAAGTTGCGATCAGTGTCCGTAACGGCGCGAAACAGGAAAACGGACAGTTGCTGACCGTTGCCGTCCGCGATACCGGGATCGGCATCTCGGAAGAACAACGCGAACACCTGTTCCAACCGTTTTCGCAGGCCGACAGCTCGACCACCCGCCGCTTCGGCGGCACCGGCCTGGGCCTGTCGATCGCCCGGCGGCTGGCCGAATTGATGGGCGGCGATATCCAGGTCGCCAGCACCGAAGGCGTCGGCTCGACCTTCACCCTGTCGCTGCAGGTGTTCCCGCCGGAAGACGCGGGCCCGCGCAGCGCCCTACCCCACCCCATCGACCTCAACGGCTGCCGCGTTCTGGTGGTCGACGACAACCAAACCAATCGCCGCCTGCTCAAGCGCCTGCTGCGAAACTGGGGCTGCCTGGGCAGCGAAGCCGCCTCCGGGCGTGAAGGACTGCGCCTGCTGCAAGCGGCGCAAGCCGACGGGCAGGCCTTCGAAATTGCGCTGCTCGATATGAACATGCCGGAAATGGACGGCGAAACCCTGGGCCGGCTGATTCACGGCGATCCGGCACTGGCAGCAACCAAGCTGGTGATGCTGACCTCGGTCGCACTGCGCGGCGATGCCAGTCGCTTTCACGAGGCCGGCTTTGCTGCCTATCTGACCAAGCCGCTGAAAGAAGAGAACATCCGCCGCTGCCTGGCCATGCTACGCGCCAGCGAACCGCAAACCACGACCGCCCCGCAGCCGCTGATCACCCGCTACACCCTGGAAGAAAATTGCGGCGGCCGGCGTATCCTGGTGGTCGAGGACAATCCGATCAACCAGAAGCTGGCGGTTCTGCTGCTGCAAAAACAGGGGCACACCGCCGAGTTGGCCGAAAACGGCGAGATCGCCCTGGCCCGGCTGGCGACCGAAGATTTCGACCTGGTCCTGATGGATTGCCAGATGCCGGTCCTCGACGGCTTCGAGGCGACCCGCCGGCTGCGCCGCGACGGCCAGGTCCGCAATCCGCAGATCCCGGTAATCGCAATGACCGCCAACGCACTCGAAGGCGACCGCGAGCGCTGTCTGGCAGCCGGGATGAACGACTATCTGACCAAACCGGTACACCAGCAACACCTGCTTAAGCTGCTTGCCGCCTACCTGCCCGGCTAA
- a CDS encoding methyl-accepting chemotaxis protein: protein MKHHFVQRPLAQQLILVILLAMLLVFGGMVWLIEQRASRAALSVAEQNLKHEAELMASTLDALFESVKARGERQSDFFLKYLGGVPEPGAGQVKTGEVELPPVRLGSELLNGNERLLAAFRQQTGEEGAFLVLHAGKVYRLATLLRDKDGKPMHGVPLPDGDPVARAVLAGQDYQGLAIRGGRYFFSTVKVLRDPAGKAWGAYSVRLSLESELKRLRSQFGQIVAGKTGYVFIVRATDDKGGGEFVQHPRFQDKSLAEIDAPAVVKQSIGELLIRKNGADRYVLPEAEGLLREKLIYAATSPAWGWTVFTGSWVDEYLDESKALRNMVLLVSVGAALLLAIVVRFLIATRLRGLAVLVERVEALSAGNLRVALPAVDADSRNEVEVISLAFSRMAVQIRELVAGVAETSQKLHGAAEELQEAAGAALESSAQASQSANGIAASVDQLSGSIAQVADHAGEAARISEDARQVTVSGREVVARTEQELIRVAAEIGESAELIEALGERSQQISNVVGVIREIADQTNLLALNAAIEAARAGEQGRGFAVVADEVRKLAERTSLSTQEIAATVQAILSETSGAVSRMQSVSGSMRDSVDLARAAGVALAGIETHAQQTVGVVHDIADTTRQQSTASQEISRLVGAVAQVAEGNSGRAALNRERAGQLQQLASDLQARLSRFSV from the coding sequence ATGAAACATCATTTTGTGCAGCGACCTTTGGCCCAGCAGCTGATTTTGGTGATCTTGCTGGCGATGCTGTTGGTCTTTGGCGGGATGGTCTGGTTGATCGAGCAGCGGGCCAGCCGGGCAGCGTTGAGCGTGGCCGAACAGAATTTGAAGCACGAGGCCGAATTGATGGCCTCGACGCTTGATGCCTTGTTTGAGTCGGTCAAAGCGCGCGGCGAGCGGCAGTCGGATTTCTTTTTGAAATATCTGGGTGGCGTACCGGAGCCGGGGGCGGGCCAGGTCAAGACCGGTGAGGTGGAACTGCCGCCGGTTCGCCTGGGCAGTGAACTGCTGAATGGCAATGAACGCCTGCTGGCGGCATTTCGTCAGCAGACTGGCGAGGAGGGGGCATTCCTGGTGCTGCATGCAGGCAAGGTGTACCGCTTGGCGACCTTGTTGCGTGACAAGGACGGCAAGCCGATGCACGGGGTTCCCTTGCCGGATGGTGATCCGGTGGCGCGGGCTGTGCTCGCCGGGCAGGACTACCAGGGGCTGGCGATTCGCGGCGGCCGCTATTTCTTCAGTACGGTCAAGGTGCTGCGCGATCCGGCGGGGAAAGCCTGGGGGGCGTACTCGGTCAGATTGTCGCTGGAGAGCGAGCTCAAGCGCTTGCGCAGCCAGTTCGGGCAGATCGTTGCAGGCAAGACCGGTTATGTCTTCATCGTGCGGGCTACCGATGACAAGGGGGGCGGCGAATTCGTGCAGCATCCCAGGTTCCAGGACAAGAGCCTGGCCGAGATCGATGCTCCGGCCGTGGTCAAGCAAAGTATTGGTGAGTTGCTGATCCGGAAGAACGGTGCCGATCGCTATGTTCTGCCCGAGGCCGAAGGGCTGTTGCGCGAGAAGCTGATCTATGCCGCAACTTCGCCAGCCTGGGGGTGGACCGTGTTTACCGGCAGTTGGGTCGATGAATACCTCGACGAGAGCAAGGCATTGCGCAACATGGTCCTGCTGGTCAGCGTCGGGGCTGCGCTATTGCTGGCGATTGTCGTGCGCTTCCTGATCGCGACGCGCCTGCGCGGTCTGGCGGTCCTGGTCGAGCGGGTCGAGGCATTAAGCGCGGGCAACTTGCGGGTCGCCTTGCCTGCGGTTGACGCAGATAGCCGCAATGAAGTGGAGGTGATTTCCCTGGCTTTCAGCCGCATGGCGGTACAGATTCGCGAACTGGTTGCCGGAGTTGCCGAAACCTCGCAAAAATTGCATGGCGCTGCCGAAGAACTGCAGGAGGCCGCAGGGGCTGCGCTCGAAAGTTCGGCTCAGGCTTCGCAGTCGGCCAACGGCATTGCCGCGTCGGTCGATCAGTTGTCGGGCAGCATTGCCCAGGTTGCCGACCATGCGGGCGAGGCGGCGCGCATTTCCGAGGATGCACGCCAGGTCACGGTCAGTGGCCGCGAAGTGGTGGCGCGAACCGAGCAGGAGTTGATCCGTGTGGCTGCCGAAATTGGCGAGTCTGCCGAGCTGATCGAGGCGCTGGGTGAGCGGTCGCAGCAGATTTCCAATGTGGTTGGTGTGATTCGCGAGATTGCCGATCAGACCAATCTGCTGGCGCTCAATGCCGCCATCGAGGCGGCTCGCGCCGGTGAGCAGGGGCGCGGCTTTGCGGTGGTGGCCGATGAGGTGCGCAAGCTGGCCGAGCGCACGTCGTTGTCGACTCAGGAGATCGCGGCGACGGTACAGGCGATCCTGAGTGAGACCTCGGGGGCCGTGTCGCGCATGCAATCGGTCAGTGGCAGCATGCGCGACAGCGTTGATCTGGCTCGCGCCGCCGGGGTAGCGCTGGCCGGTATCGAAACCCATGCGCAGCAGACCGTGGGCGTGGTGCATGACATCGCCGACACCACTCGCCAGCAAAGTACAGCCAGTCAGGAAATTTCCCGCTTGGTCGGTGCCGTGGCTCAGGTTGCCGAAGGCAATAGCGGACGGGCGGCTCTCAACCGCGAGCGGGCCGGGCAATTGCAGCAGCTGGCCAGCGATTTGCAGGCGCGGTTGTCCCGATTCTCGGTGTAA